In one window of Sciurus carolinensis chromosome X, mSciCar1.2, whole genome shotgun sequence DNA:
- the LOC124971425 gene encoding huntingtin-interacting protein M-like — MSGKESSHRQSRHIEDLASRPEIRLPVSYVYHILQEERYSPFIGSSTTHFLLNVLDYLTDYILELVDSKASNSRMHANLQHGKKEGDQNRDPLHVFKNVSSLLEMPGPKRNNG, encoded by the coding sequence ATGTCAGGGAAAGAGAGCTCCCATAGACAGAGCCGTCACATTGAAGACCTTGCTTCTAGACCTGAGATTCGGCTACCTGTGAGCTACGTGTACCACATTCTACAAGAAGAGCGATACTCTCCATTCATAGGTTCCTCCACAACACATTTCCTCCTTAACGTGCTTGATTACCTTACTGACTATATCCTGGAGCTGGTAGACTCCAAGGCTAGCAACAGCAGGATGCATGCCAACCTTCAACatgggaagaaagaaggagaccAAAACCGTGATCCTCTTCATGTCTTCAAGAATGTGTCCTCTTTGCTTGAGATGCCTGGACCCAAGAGGAATAATGGCTGA